One genomic window of Cannabis sativa cultivar Pink pepper isolate KNU-18-1 chromosome 2, ASM2916894v1, whole genome shotgun sequence includes the following:
- the LOC133034907 gene encoding low-specificity L-threonine aldolase 1-like, which yields MVTRRVDLRSDTVTKPTETMRAAMAAAEVDDDVLGNDPTAFRLESEMAKIMEKEAALFVPSGTMGNLISVLVHCDIRGSEVILGHNSHIHIYENGGISTIGGVHPRTVKNNADGTMDIDSIEASIRDPKGELVYPTTRLICLENTHGNTGGRVLSVEYTDRVGEVAKKYGLKLHIDGARIFNAAVALGVPVSRLVQAADSVSVCLSKGLGAPVGTIIVGSQSFINKARRLRKTLGGGMRQVGVLCAAALVAIQENVAKLESDHKKAKFLADGLNKVEGLEVDVDSVETNMIFIDILEHSKLNAEKLRKKLEEHGIFVMQESSSRIRIVMHHQISFKDAQFTLSCFQQALGGVHEENGN from the exons ATGGTGACAAGAAGAGTGGACCTCCGGTCTGACACAGTGACCAAACCAACCGAAACAATGAGAGCTGCCATGGCTGCGGCTGAAGTGGACGACGACGTTTTGGGAAATGACCCAACTGCGTTTCGATTAGAATCAGAAATGGCAAAGATAATGGAGAAAGAAGCTGCACTTTTTGTCCCATCAGGGACTATGGGAAACCTCATTAGTGTTCTTGTTCATTGTGACATAAGGGGAAGTGAAGTCATTCTTGGACACAATTCCCATATTCATATTTATGAGAATGGTGGCATTTCAACCATTGGAGGTGTTCATCCAAGAACAGTCAAGAACAATGCTGATGGAACTATGGATATTGATTCAATCGAGGCCTCCATTAGAGACCCCAAAGGAGAGCTTGTCTACCCAACTACAAGACTTATCTGCTTGGAAAATACACATGGAAA CACTGGTGGTAGAGTGCTCTCTGTAGAATATACAGACAGAGTGGGGGAGGTAGCTAAGAAGTATGGTTTGAAGCTTCATATCGATGGAGCCCGAATTTTCAATGCAGCAGTT GCACTTGGTGTTCCTGTTAGCAGGCTTGTGCAAGCAGCTGATTCTGTTTCG GTATGTCTATCAAAAGGTCTAGGAGCTCCAGTTGGGACAATCATTGTTGGTTCCCAGAGCTTTATCAACAAG GCTAGAAGGTTGAGAAAAACTCTAGGTGGAGGAATGAGACAGGTTGGCGTTCTTTGTGCCGCTGCTTTGGTTGCTATCCAAGAGAATGTTGCGAAACTCGAGTCAGATCACAAGAAAGCCAAGTTTTTGGCAG ATGGGTTAAATAAGGTGGAAGGACTAGAGGTGGATGTTGACTCAGTAGAAACTAACATG ATTTTCATCGACATACTCGAACACTCCAAGTTGAATGCAGAAAAGCTTCGGAAGAAGCTAGAAGAGCATGGCATATTTGTGATGCAAGAAAGCTCATCGAG AATAAGAATTGTTATGCACCACCAAATTTCATTCAAGGATGCCCAATTCACCTTGTCATGCTTTCAG CAAGCTCTGGGTGGAGTACATGAAGAAAATGGCAACTAG
- the LOC133034908 gene encoding cell division cycle 5-like protein: MRIMIKGGVWKNTEDEILKAAVMKYGKNQWARISSLLVRKSAKQCKARWYEWLDPSIKKTEWTREEDEKLLHLAKLMPTQWRTIAPIVGRTPSQCLERYEKLLDAACVKDDNYEPGDDPRKLRPGEIDPNPESKPARPDPVDMDEDEKEMLSEARARLANTRGKKAKRKAREKQLEEARRLASLQKRRELKAAGIDTRQRKRKRKGIDYNAEIPFEKKPPPGFYDVTDEDRTVEQPSFPTTIEELEGKRRIDVEAQLRKQDIAKNKIAERQDAPSAILQANKLNDPEAVRKRSKLMLPAPQISDHELEEIAKIGYASDLLAGGEDLTDGNGATRALLANYGQTPRQGVTPLRTPQRTPAGKGDAIMMEAENLARLRESQTPLLGGENPELHPSDFSGVTPKKKEIQTPNPMLTPSATPGAAGLTPRIGMTPTRDGYSFGMTPKGTPIRDELRINEEMEIHDSRKVELRRQADMRRNLISGFSNLSQPKNEYQVVVQPGPDENEEPEQNIEEDMSDRLAREKAAEEARLQALLRKRSKVLQRELPRPPAASLELIKNSLMRADGDKSSFVPPTVIEQADEMIRKELLTLLEHDNAKYPLNEKVNKEKKKGAKRSANGSVAPIPEIEDFEEYELKEADNFIKEEAGYLRLAMGHEGESLDEFVDAHNTCLNDLMYFPTRNAYGLSSVAGNMEKLAALQNEYENVRKNVEDDIKKATNLEKKTKILTDGYELRAKKSLWPQIEETFKQMDTAAKELECFQALQKQEQLAASHRINNIWEEVKKQKELERTLQKRYGDLLGELERTRHQMDEYRVQAQKQEEIAANNCDTELAESAANQSVAQSTEDSVLTVASDELVSAMSIDPSRDENAGQQTKSIEEHAQSPTAHDKITPAEGNGYDGPNIQLSSTNGTGDGMSEVVAEEKEVAQNSVDEVTNDDMTTNEIAMNVKNQQNATIHESSIQENAGNDGFIGDAKEVSGNGEEK, from the exons ATGAGGATTATGATCAAGGGTGGTGTTTGGAAGAACACCGAGGATGAGATCCTTAAAGCCGCGGTTATGAAATATGGCAAGAACCAGTGGGCTCGAATCTCTTCGCTTTTAGTTCGTAAATCCGCCAAGCAGTGTAAAGCTCGCTGGTACGAGTGGCTTGATCCTTCCATCAAAAAG ACTGAGTGGACGAGGGAAGAGGATGAGAAACTGCTTCATCTTGCGAAGCTCATGCCCACGCAGTGGAGAACTATTGCTCCAATTGTTGGCCGTACTCCATCCCAGTGCCTTGAGCGGTATGAGAAGCTTCTTGATGCTGCCTGTGTTAAGGATGACAACTATGAACCTGGTGATGACCCACGGAAGTTACGTCCCGGAGAGATTGATCCGAACCCTGAATCAAAGCCTGCACGGCCAGATCCTGTTGATATGGATGAGGATGAgaaggaaatgctttcagaggCACGAGCTCGGTTAGCAAACACAAGGGGTAAGAAGGCAAAAAGGAAAGCCAGGGAGAAGCAGCTTGAAGAGGCAAGAAGGCTTGCTTCTTTACAGAAAAGGAGAGAACTGAAGGCTGCTGGGATTGACACTAGGCAGCGGAAGAGGAAAAGGAAGGGAATAGACTACAATGCGGAAATTCCCTTTGAAAAGAAGCCTCCTCCAGGTTTCTATGATGTTACTGATGAAGACAGAACTGTTGAACAACCCAGTTTCCCAACCACTATAGAGGAACTTGAAGGAAAAAGAAGAATTGATGTGGAAGCACAGTTGAGAAAGCAAGACATTGCGAAGAATAAAATTGCAGAAAGGCAGGATGCCCCGTCAGCTATATTGCAAGCGAACAAATTGAATGATCCTGAAGCAGTTAGGAAGAGGTCAAAGTTGATGCTTCCTGCTCCCCAGATTTCAGATCATGAACTAGAAGAGATTGCAAAGATTGGTTATGCTAGTGATCTTCTTGCTGGTGGCGAGGATCTCACTGATGGAAATGGTGCAACACGTGCACTTCTTGCAAATTATGGTCAGACACCCCGACAGGGAGTTACTCCTTTACGGACTCCACAAAGAACACCTGCTGGTAAGGGTGATGCTATCATGATGGAGGCAGAAAACTTGGCAAGGTTGAGGGAGTCTCAAACACCATTGTTAGGTGGAGAAAATCCTGAGTTGCACCCTTCAGATTTTTCAGGGGTCACGCCTAAGAAGAAGGAGATCCAAACGCCAAACCCAATGCTAACACCATCTGCAACGCCTGGAGCGGCAGGCCTTACTCCTAGAATTGGTATGACGCCAACCAGAGACGGCTATTCTTTTGGTATGACACCAAAGGGTACTCCGATTAGAGATGAGCTCCGCATTAATGAAGAAATGGAGATCCATGATAGTAGAAAAGTTGAGCTGCGAAGACAGGCTGATATGAGAAGGAACTTAATTTCAGGCTTTAGCAATCTATCACAACCTAAGAATGAGTATCAGGTAGTTGTGCAGCCTGGTCCAGATGAAAATGAAGAACCAGAacaaaatattgaagaagataTGTCTGACAGGTTGGCTAgagaaaaggctgctgaagaaGCAAGACTGCAAGCATTACTTAGGAAAAGATCCAAAGTGCTTCAAAGGGAGCTTCCTAGACCTCCTGCTGCTTCACtggaattaattaaaaattcctTGATGAGAGCTGATGGGGACAAGAGTTCTTTTGTGCCTCCTACAGTAATAGAACAGGCTGATGAGATGATAAGAAAAGAGCTTCTGACATTGCTGGAGCATGATAATGCTAAGTATCCACTGAATGAAAAGGTgaacaaagagaaaaagaaaggtGCTAAGCGTTCTGCAAATGGTTCCGTTGCTCCCATCCCCGAGATAGAAGATTTTGAAGAATATGAGCTGAAAGAG GCTGATAATTTCATCAAGGAAGAGGCCGGGTATCTTCGTCTAGCAATGGGGCATGAAGGTGAATCACTTGATGAGTTTGTGGATGCACACAATACATGTTTAAATGATCTCATGTACTTTCCTACCCGTAATGCTTATGGCCTATCGAGTGTTGCTGGAAACATGGAGAAACTTGCTGCCTTGCAGAATGAGTATGAGAATGTCAGAAAGAATGTGGAAGATGATATTAAGAAGGCCACAAACCTTGAAAAGAAGACGAAAATCCTCACAGATGGTTATGAG TTGCGGGCTAAAAAGAGTCTTTGGCCACAAATTGAGGAGACTTTCAAACAGATGGATACTGCTGCCAAAGAACTCGAGTGCTTCCAAGCGTTACAAAAGCAAGAGCAATTAGCAGCCTCACATCGGATTAATAATATATGGGAGGAGGTTAAGAAGCAAAAGGAGCTTGAGCGAACTTTACAAAAGCGGTATGGAGATCTGTTAGGGGAGCTAGAAAGGACACGGCACCAAATGGATGAATACAGAGTGCAAGCACAAAAGCAAGAAGAGATAGCAGCAAATAATTGTGATACCGAGTTGGCTGAATCTGCAGCAAATCAGTCTGTTGCACAGAGCACAGAGGATTCTGTGTTAACAGTTGCCTCAGATGAGCTTGTTAGTGCTATGTCCATCGACCCATCTCGTGACGAAAATGCTGGTCAGCAAACCAAATCTATTGAAGAACATGCTCAATCTCCTACAGCTCATGATAAAATAACTCCTGCAGAAGGCAATGGTTACGACGGTCCGAACATTCAACTCTCCAGTACGAATGGCACAGGAGATGGTATGAGCGAGGTGGTTGCTGAGGAAAAGGAAGTGGCTCAAAACTCTGTTGATGAAGTGACTAATGATGACATGACCACTAATGAGATAGCCATGAATGTCAAAAATCAGCAAAATGCAACAATACATGAAAGCAGCATTCAAGAAAATGCTGGTAACGACGGTTTTATTGGAGATGCTAAGGAGGTCTCAGGGAACGGCGAGGAGAAGTGA